The Peribacillus simplex genome contains the following window.
GAAAAAATGAACTTATGCTGGGTGAGCACCGTTCCCTTGATGATATTATCATCAAAATTGACGAGGTGACAGAGGATACCGTCAATGAACTGGCAAACCAGATATTTACGGAACATTCCTTGTCATTAGTGAGCCCGTTGGAAAACTGGGACAAATAAAAACGAACAAGCCTGCACCTTCCCTTTTATTAATGGGAGGTCAGGCTTTTTTTATAATGGAAGGGCCGGGACGGTGTTATGGACAATATTTGGATAAATGCCTTCTAAGTTTCCCTTTTTCGGATATAGATTGAATAGAAGGTGAAAAAGGGGGAGCTATAATTGAGATTGAGCGAACTGAGCGGTAAGGAAATAGTCGATGTGAATAGGGCGGAAAGATTGGGAATCCTTGGTCAGACGGATTTGGAAATAGATGAAACTGGACAAATTACCACGTTGATCATCCCTTCTGTCAAATGGTTCGGCCTTTTAAGGAATGGCAGTGAAATAAGAGTGCCATGGGAACATATAAAAAAAATCGGATCGGATATGGTCATCATTGATTTTCAGGAAGGACTTTCACTTAAAGATGGAGAGCAAATGGACGGGTGAAGACCTCACACACCATTCTCCTTGGAATGTCTGGATATGATCTCTCGAAAACGCCTTAGCTGGCAATGGCTAAGGCGTTTTTTCTTTTCTTATCACCGTTTTTTAAGTGAAAACATAAGATGGCAGGGTAACTAGAGAATGTAGCAAAAACCGAGTTGCTTCTTGAGGGAAGTTTATCATGAGGCGGGGAATGTTTAGGATCTTTTATATAAAGAAGGTGACGGTTTTAATGCTCACAGGCATGCAAATCGCTGTAATTGGTGGAGATGCGCGTCAGCTTGAAGTTGTCCGTAAACTGACGGAGCTTGATGCGAAGCTATTATTGGTAGGGTTTGAACAGCTCGACCATGCTTTTACCGGTGCGGTTAAGGAAAAAATGAAAGATATAAATTTCAACGAAATTGATTCGGTTATTTTACCTGTCCGGGGCACGGATTCAGATGGAAAAGTGGAAACGATCTTTTCCAGTGAAGAGGTTGTTTTGACTGAAGAAATGATAAAAAGGACCCCGGCACATTGCATTTTTTATGCAGGAATCAGTAACGATTACCTCAATGCGATATTTAAGAAAGCGGATCGTAAACTTGTGCTATTGTTCGAACGTGATGATGTGGCTATTTATAATTCCATTCCCACTGTAGAGGGTGCGATCATGATGGCCATTCAACATACGGATTTTACTATCCATGGATCGAATGTAGCCGTTCTTGGGCTGGGAAGGGTCGGTATGAGTGTAGCCCGGTCATTCCAGGCCCTTGGAGCAAAAGTGAAGGTGGGGGCAAGAAAAAGCGAAGATATTGCGAGGATCAGTGAAATGGCACTAACCCCTTTTCATTTAAATGATCTTGCTGAAGAGATGAAAAATGTTGATATATGTATCAATACGATTCCTTTTCCGATAATTACCGCAAGAGTTATATCCAATATGCCCGTTCATACATTAATCATCGACCTTGCTTCAAAACCAGGGGGGACGGATTTTCGTTACGCTGAAAAAAGGGGAATTAAAGCGCTGTTGGCACCGAGTCTACCGGGTATAGTTGCCCCGAAAACGGCTGGTCAGATATTAGCAAATGCACTGGGACTATTGATTCAAGGCGAGTTTATGAAAAGGAAGGGGAAAAAACTATGAGTCTCCAAGGGAAACGGATCGGTTTCGGATTAACAGGATCACATTGCACATATGATGAAGTATTTCCTGAAATAGAAAAACTTGTAAATGAAGGGGCGGAAGTCATTCCAATCGTAACATCGACTGTACAAAACACGGAAACCCGTTTTGGAAAGGGGGAGGACTGGATCGAAAGGATTGAAACATTGACGGGGAATCATGTCGTTGATACAATCGTCAAAGCAGAGCCATTAGGACCTAGATTGCCACTTGATTGCATGGTAATCGCTCCTTTAACGGGTAACTCAATGAGTAAAATGGCAAATGCTCTTACCGATTCGCCTGTACTTATGGCTGCAAAAGCGACGATGAGAAATCACCGTCCAGTTGTGGTCGCTATATCAACGAATGATGCACTTGGGTTAAATGGTGTCAATCTAATGAGGCTGATGGCAGCAAAAGATATTTATTTTGTTCCATATGGCCAGGATAATCCAATAGGAAAGCCAAGTTCCATGGTTGCAAGGATGAGTATGATAAGGGATACGATCGTTGCGGCACTGGAAAGGGAACAGGTTCAACCGGTCATCGTCGAAAGGTTCAAGGATGATATAGACTAAAACAAGTTTTCAGGCACGCTCCCGCTTTCACATATATGCATAATTTTGTAGTGTAAAGTTATAAAAAACCACTCCACTACCAGAATATTTTGTTAAAGTCCGACCCTTTGGAATGTTAATGTGATAAAATAAATGATATTCTGAACAAGAAGAGTAAATCCAACTATAAACTAATTTTAAGAGATAGAAAAGGAGTATGTATAAATGACTGAGACACAGGGATTGCGTATTGCAGTTGTGGGAGCAACTGGAGCAGTAGGACAACAAATGATTTCAACACTCGAACAAAGGGACTTACCGATTAAGAAAATCATCTTTTTATCATCGGCTCGTTCCGCTGGAATCAAACTTAAGTTTAAGGGCGAAGAAATCGAAGTGCAGGAAGCAAAACCTGAAAGCTTTGAAGGCATCGATATCGCATTATTCAGTGCTGGAGGAAGCGTGTCTAAGGAATTGGCTCCAGAAGCAGTGAAACGCGGAGCAATAGTAGTGGATAACACCAGCGCGTTCCGCATGGATGAAAATGTGCCGCTAGTCGTGCCTGAAGTAAACGCTGAAGACTTGAAACTGCATAATGGGATCATTGCGAACCCGAATTGTTCAACTATCCAAATGGTTGTGGCATTAGAACCTATCCGCCAGACATACGGATTATCAAAAGTTGTCGTCTCTACCTATCAGGCTGTTTCGGGTGCAGGGGCTGCAGCGATAAATGAATTAAAAGAACAAGCTCGCAACTTGCTTGATGAAAAAGAAATAGATCCGAAAATTTTACCGGTGAAGGGGGACGAAAAGCATTATCAAATCGCTTTTAACGTCATTCCCCAAATCGATAAATTCCAAGAAAATGGTTACACATTCGAAGAGATGAAAATGATCAATGAAACAAAGAAAATCATGCATATGCATGACCTTCCAGTAGCTGCAACATGCGTAAGGCTTCCTGTTGTAACAGGTCATTCAGAATCTGTTTACATTGAAGTTGAAAAAGAAGGCGTAGCGGCTTCTCAAATCAAAGATTTAATGAGGATGGCGCCTGGAATAGTGTTAGAAGATGAACCGGAACAACAAATTTACCCAACGCCTGCTTCATCCGTCGGCAAGAATGATGTATTCGTCGGTCGGATCCGCAAAGATTTGGATGAAGATAAAGGCTTCCATTTATGGGTGGTTTCCGATAATCTATTAAAAGGAGCAGCTTGGAATTCTGTTCAAATTGCTGAAAGCCTTTTGAAATTAGGTTTAGTTACAGTTAAGGATTAATTTATTCTTAACGAACTGAAAATTAATTTCCGATAGGATAGAGAGTTTTTGTCAGCTTCCCTAATCGGGAAGCTGGCTTATATTTGGGGTGCATATTATGAAAATTATCGTCCAGAAATACGGTGGGACATCCGTTCGTGATGAGAAAAGCCGTTCATTTGCAAAAGGGCATATTGAAAATGCGATCAAAGAAGGGTATAAAGTGGTGGTTGTGGTTTCAGCAATGGGAAGAAAAGGCGATCCCTATGCAACGGATACCTTACTTTCTTTAGTAAATGGAGCAAAAGCCAGCCTTTCAAAACGAGAACAGGATTTACTTATGTCAGTAGGGGAAACGATATCTTCTGTCGTGTTTACGAACATGCTGTTGGAACACGGTATTGAAGCCGTCGCCTATACTGGAGCTCAAGCGGGGTTCTTGACGAATTCCGACTATTCCAGTGCGAAAATAATCGAAATGAAATGTGACCGTCTCATGAAGGAACTGGAAGTGAAGGATGTTGTCGTTGTGGCAGGATTCCAGGGAGCAGCTAAAAATGGGGATATCACCACCATTGGTCGTGGTGGAAGTGACACTTCAGCTGCTGCATTAGGTGCGGCTTTGCAAGCTGAGCGGGTCGATATTTATACGGATGTGGAAGGAATCATGACGGCAGATCCACGTATTGCCGATCAAGCTCGTCCATTATCAATCGTTTCATATACGGAAGTTTGCAATATGGCATATCAAGGGGCGAAAGTGATTCATCCGCGAGCTGTTGAAATTGCCATGCAGGCCAAAGTCCCGATTCGGATAAGGTCAACATACAGCGAAGGTTTGGGAACACTTGTTACAAGTGTGAACAAGGAAAGCCAGGGTAGTGACATACGTGATAGGCTTGTAACCGGAATTGCCCATGTTCCAAAAATCACTCAAATCAAGGTGCGTGCAAAAAAAGATCAATACAATCTACAAGCAGAAGTTTTTAAAGCAATGGCCAATGCCTCCATTTCAGTGGATTTTATAAATATTTATCCAAGTGGCGTGGTTTATACAGTTTCGGAAGAGATGACAGAACTGGCCCTCTCGATTTTGGCCGAGCTTGGTCATGAACCGGTCATTGAACGAAATTGTGCCAAAGTTTCCGTAGTCGGTGCAGGCATCAACGGAGTGCCAGGCGTTGCAGCGAAGATTGTCACAGCGCTTTCCGAGAAGGAAATTGCCATACTTCAGTCTGCAGACAGCCATACGACTATTTGGGTACTCGTAAAAGAAGAAGATTTAATTGAAGCTGTTAATTCACTGCACGATGCATTTCAACTGCATGAAGTCCACTAATCATGGTTTTTTAATAAATAAAGGTTTTAAAAAATAAAGAGGTGTTAGATGATGATATTTGGTAGAGTATCAACCGCAATGGTCACCCCTTTTGATAGCAAGGGAAATGTAGATTTTCAAAAGACGACTACATTGGTTAATTACTTATTGACGAATGGAACGGATTCACTTGTGCTATCGGGAACAACAGGGGAATCTCCAACTTTATCTTCGGAGGAGAAAATCGCATTATTGCGTCATGTTTCTAAGGTGGTTGAAAAACGTGTGCCCATCATCATGGGTACAGGGAGTAACAATACGTATGCTTCCATTGAGTTGACAAAAAAAGCAGAACAAAATGGCGCCGATGCAATTATGCTGGTGGCCCCGTATTATAGTAAAACGAATCAAGAAGGTCTGTACCAGCATTTTAAAGCTATTGCAGCCAGCACCACTCTCCCTGTAATGATATATAATATCCCTGGGCGTGCTTCGGTTAACATTGAACCGGAAACGATCATCCGCCTTGCACAGATTCCTAATATCGTAGCCGTGAAGGAAGCAAGCGGGGATTTAAACGCTATGTCTCAAATCATAGCAGGAACGGATGATGATTTTGCATTATATAGTGGAGACGACGCTTTAACACTCCCTGTACTAGCGATTGGTGGTGTGGGTGTAGTTTCGGTTGCTTCACATATTGCTGGTAATGAGTTGCAGAAAATAGTGGAGGCTTTCATCAGTGGTAACCTGAAAGAGGCGGCTCAGCTGCATCAGGAACTGTTACCGCTTATTAAAGGTTTGTTTGCAGCGCCAAGCCCGGCACCTGTCAAAACAGCTCTTCAGTTATATGGAATAGACGTTGGATCGGTCAGACTTCCAATCGTGCCATTGACGGAGCAGGAGCGCCTTGCCTTAACTTCGATATTAAAAAAATAAAAATACATGGAACAAGCTGATCGTTGAAGATTGGCTTGTTTTTACATAAAGATGTATTTGAAATAGGATATATTTTCCGCATTTTGGTTGTATATTGTGATTTCCTCCAAAATTCGATCGAAAGAGGATAAAACCATTCGAATAGTACATGGGATGAATGTCCCATACATACATGCAAAGTTTTATTAATGAATAAAAGAAAAAGTCCCTCTGAAAATGGTAAGTGTTGTCATGTTTTTTGAACATCAGTTATAATGAAATCATTGGGAAATTATGAACGGGATTTTTTAAGGAGGATATTCGATTGGGTAAAGATAAAAATAATGGGATAAAAGTCATTTCTCTTGGAGGACAAGGGGAACTTGGTAAAAATATGTACGTCGTTGAGGTGAATGAGGACATCTATCTTCTTGATGCAGGGTTAATGCTGCCAGAAGAGGAAATGCTGGGAATCGATGCGGTTATTCCTGATATATCATATTTGATGGATAATAAGGAACGGGTGCAGGGGATATTCATTACACATGGTCATGAAGACCATATGGGAGCTCTTGCTTATGTTTTGAAATACTTACCGGTTCCTGTTTATGGAACAAAGCTTACACTTGCTTTAATCAAAACCAAATTAAAGGAAGATGGCTTTAACGGCAGGGCAACATTTACTGAAATCGATTCCGATTCTCTTTTAAGTTTCCCTCAAGCAGCCGTGTCTTTTTTCCGGACTAACCATAGTATCCCTGATTCTGTCGGAGTCGTGATCCACACGCGTGAAGGTGCAATCGTATATACAGGGGATTTCAAATTCGACCAAGCGGCGACCGGTCTTTATAAACCCGAAATCGGTAAAATGGCTAGTATAGGTGAAGAAGGTGTCCTATGCTTGCTTTCGGATAGTACGGGTGCTGAGAGGCCAGGTTACACGCCATCAGAAGCAGTTGTGGCCAGAGATATTACAGAGGCTTTCCTTGCTGCCTCCGGAAGGATCATCGTTGCGTGCTTCGCTTCTAACATCAACCGGATTCAGCATGTCTTCAATGCAGCGTCTGCAAGTCGCAGGAAAGTTGCAGTGGTAGGAAAAAGTCTGCAACGCGTTTATGAAACAGCCTTGAATCTTGGCTACTTGAAGGTCGAAGAAGAGCTGATCATCCCAATTAATGAAATTAACCAGTATGACGACCGTGAAATCGTCGTGTTATCGACAGGTCATCAGGGGGAGCCAATTGCAGCCCTTCAAAAAATGGCAAAACAGACTCATAAGCAGGTAACGATCAAAAAGGGAGACACAGTTCTAATCAGTGCATCACCACTTCAGGGCGGCGAACTTATCTTATCAAAAACCGTCGATTTGCTGTACAGGGTAGGTGCGGAAGTGGTATCTGCTAATAAATATAAAGTGCACGTAACGGGGCACGGCAGCCAGGAAGAACTGAAAATGATGATCAATTTGATGAATCCTAAATTCTTTATCCCAGTACATGGGGAATACCGCCAATTATATGCCCATCAAAAAGTTGGGGTTGCCGCGGGGATTAAACGGGAAAACATCATAATTGCCGAAAAAGGTGATGTCATCGAACTAAAGGGCAATAAAATGGGTCTATCCGGCAAAGTTTCTGCAGGAAATATCTTGATAGATGGCAGTGGTGTTGGAGATGTTGGTAATATCGTTCTTCGTGATCGTCGCTTGTTATCCCAGGATGGCATTTTGATTGTAGTCGTCACCTTGAACCGTCAGGATAAAAGCATTGCAGCAGGACCTGAAATCATTACAAGGGGATTCGTTTATGTACGCGAATCAGAAAAAATGATTGGGGAAGCAACTGAAATAGTAAGTGAAATCGTGAAAAAAAATGGATCGCGCCAACCCTTCGATTGGTCCACTTTGAAGCAGGAAATGCGTGATGCATTGAACCAATTCTTCTATGAAAAAACGAAACGCCGTCCAATGATTTTACCGATCATCATGGAATATTAAGTAATGAACCCCTGATTCGACAGGGGTTCTTTTTTTCGATTCAAACCTCTTATATCTTGAAGAATGAAGTCCGAGACTCGAGACATAATAAAGCTATAGGCTAAGAAGAAAGGGGTTGGCATAGTGGATAATGCACCATTACCAAATGAAAACGAAGGCCGGCAGGAAGGTAAGAACTCAACTTTAGTCGAAAAGATCCAGCAGCTGGGGGCTACTAATGTCCCGCAACTATCTCAGGACTCAAAAATCCATTGCTTAACAATCATTGGACAAATTGAAGGACATATGCAGCTGCCGCCTCAAAATAAAACGACCAAATATGAACATGTTATTCCACAAATTGTGGCAATTGAACAAAATCCCAATATTGAGGGGCTTCTTGTCATTTTAAATACAGTTGGAGGAGATGTCGAAGCGGGACTGGCCATCGCAGAGATGCTGGCTTCACTGTCCAAGCCGTCTGTCTCGATTGTGCTTGGGGGAGGTCATTCAATCGGTGTGCCGATTGCAGTTTCGTGTGATCATTCCTATATAGCAGAAACAGCAACGATGACGATTCATCCCATTCGTTTGACAGGTCTAGTCATTGGCGTGCCTCAAACCTTTGAATACTTGGATAAAATGCAGGAAAGAGTCATTAAGTTTGTTACGCGGCATTCCAATGTTACGGAAGAAAGTTTTAAGGATTTAATGTTTGCTAAAGGGAATTTAACCCGTGATATAGGCACGAATGTAATCGGGGCCGAGGCAGTTGAAATAGGTATGATCGATGATGTAGGAGGAGTGGGCCAGGCCATGAGAAAACTAAATAGCTTCATGGATGAAAGAAGGCCAAAAATAGCTGGGGAAGGGGAGGGGCTTCTGCAATGACGCTTTATACGATCGTTCCTGATGATGTCATTTTCCCTCATCACCATGAAAAGACGGCAAACTTAATAGAAATGATTTATAATGGTGTACATGTTATGGTTGAACATGACGGTGGACGCACGTTTCGCATTGATCGAATTGTGAGCACGGATCCAGAAGATTATATGAATGTACACATTCAGCCGGGAGCTGTCATCAATGTGTTCGAACATATGAGTACCTAGTAAAAACGACTAACTGAGGTAAATTATGATATACTGGAATGAAAATCAGCAGCCGCTTGGCTGCTTTATTCATTATACGGGCAAATTGTCAGCCTTAAGAAGAAATGGTACATATATCAAGCACAGGGACATATTTATTTGGTATAATCAATAAGCGAACGTTTGTTTCGTGAAGGGAATTCATGTTGTGATGTTGAATAGGAAAGTAGAATAGTTTCATGAAGAATCAGGTGATATTATGGCAAAGAAGAAACGCAGAAAAAAGAAAAGTACAGAGAAGTTAAAAATAACGCTTAAATATGAATTGATCGGCCTCACTTTAATAGGGTTGGCCATCATTGCCATTGCCAAGCTAGGAGCAGTTGGAAAAGGGACGGTCTTTTTAATCCGCTTCTTCATGGGGGAATGGTATATCCTCTTTTTGTTGGGAGCAATTGCAGCTGGGTTCTATTTGATGATAAGGAGGGAGGTCCCTTTCCTGTTGAAACGGCAATTCATCGGGATGTACTTCCTTGTCGCGAGCATGCTCTTACTAAGTCATGTGACGCTGTTTAACATGCTTGCAGATGGGGGCCCGTTTACGAAGCCCAGCGTCATTTCGAATACATGGGAACTATTTTGGATGGAAGTGACCGGCAAGGCCAGCACAAAGGACCTCGGGGGCGGTATGATTGGAGCGATATTATTCGCTTCCTCATACTTTTTATTCGACGAAG
Protein-coding sequences here:
- a CDS encoding dipicolinate synthase subunit B, yielding MSLQGKRIGFGLTGSHCTYDEVFPEIEKLVNEGAEVIPIVTSTVQNTETRFGKGEDWIERIETLTGNHVVDTIVKAEPLGPRLPLDCMVIAPLTGNSMSKMANALTDSPVLMAAKATMRNHRPVVVAISTNDALGLNGVNLMRLMAAKDIYFVPYGQDNPIGKPSSMVARMSMIRDTIVAALEREQVQPVIVERFKDDID
- the asd gene encoding aspartate-semialdehyde dehydrogenase; translated protein: MTETQGLRIAVVGATGAVGQQMISTLEQRDLPIKKIIFLSSARSAGIKLKFKGEEIEVQEAKPESFEGIDIALFSAGGSVSKELAPEAVKRGAIVVDNTSAFRMDENVPLVVPEVNAEDLKLHNGIIANPNCSTIQMVVALEPIRQTYGLSKVVVSTYQAVSGAGAAAINELKEQARNLLDEKEIDPKILPVKGDEKHYQIAFNVIPQIDKFQENGYTFEEMKMINETKKIMHMHDLPVAATCVRLPVVTGHSESVYIEVEKEGVAASQIKDLMRMAPGIVLEDEPEQQIYPTPASSVGKNDVFVGRIRKDLDEDKGFHLWVVSDNLLKGAAWNSVQIAESLLKLGLVTVKD
- the dapG gene encoding aspartate kinase; the encoded protein is MKIIVQKYGGTSVRDEKSRSFAKGHIENAIKEGYKVVVVVSAMGRKGDPYATDTLLSLVNGAKASLSKREQDLLMSVGETISSVVFTNMLLEHGIEAVAYTGAQAGFLTNSDYSSAKIIEMKCDRLMKELEVKDVVVVAGFQGAAKNGDITTIGRGGSDTSAAALGAALQAERVDIYTDVEGIMTADPRIADQARPLSIVSYTEVCNMAYQGAKVIHPRAVEIAMQAKVPIRIRSTYSEGLGTLVTSVNKESQGSDIRDRLVTGIAHVPKITQIKVRAKKDQYNLQAEVFKAMANASISVDFINIYPSGVVYTVSEEMTELALSILAELGHEPVIERNCAKVSVVGAGINGVPGVAAKIVTALSEKEIAILQSADSHTTIWVLVKEEDLIEAVNSLHDAFQLHEVH
- a CDS encoding ribonuclease J yields the protein MGKDKNNGIKVISLGGQGELGKNMYVVEVNEDIYLLDAGLMLPEEEMLGIDAVIPDISYLMDNKERVQGIFITHGHEDHMGALAYVLKYLPVPVYGTKLTLALIKTKLKEDGFNGRATFTEIDSDSLLSFPQAAVSFFRTNHSIPDSVGVVIHTREGAIVYTGDFKFDQAATGLYKPEIGKMASIGEEGVLCLLSDSTGAERPGYTPSEAVVARDITEAFLAASGRIIVACFASNINRIQHVFNAASASRRKVAVVGKSLQRVYETALNLGYLKVEEELIIPINEINQYDDREIVVLSTGHQGEPIAALQKMAKQTHKQVTIKKGDTVLISASPLQGGELILSKTVDLLYRVGAEVVSANKYKVHVTGHGSQEELKMMINLMNPKFFIPVHGEYRQLYAHQKVGVAAGIKRENIIIAEKGDVIELKGNKMGLSGKVSAGNILIDGSGVGDVGNIVLRDRRLLSQDGILIVVVTLNRQDKSIAAGPEIITRGFVYVRESEKMIGEATEIVSEIVKKNGSRQPFDWSTLKQEMRDALNQFFYEKTKRRPMILPIIMEY
- a CDS encoding YlzJ-like family protein yields the protein MTLYTIVPDDVIFPHHHEKTANLIEMIYNGVHVMVEHDGGRTFRIDRIVSTDPEDYMNVHIQPGAVINVFEHMST
- a CDS encoding ClpP family protease, coding for MDNAPLPNENEGRQEGKNSTLVEKIQQLGATNVPQLSQDSKIHCLTIIGQIEGHMQLPPQNKTTKYEHVIPQIVAIEQNPNIEGLLVILNTVGGDVEAGLAIAEMLASLSKPSVSIVLGGGHSIGVPIAVSCDHSYIAETATMTIHPIRLTGLVIGVPQTFEYLDKMQERVIKFVTRHSNVTEESFKDLMFAKGNLTRDIGTNVIGAEAVEIGMIDDVGGVGQAMRKLNSFMDERRPKIAGEGEGLLQ
- the dapA gene encoding 4-hydroxy-tetrahydrodipicolinate synthase, whose protein sequence is MMIFGRVSTAMVTPFDSKGNVDFQKTTTLVNYLLTNGTDSLVLSGTTGESPTLSSEEKIALLRHVSKVVEKRVPIIMGTGSNNTYASIELTKKAEQNGADAIMLVAPYYSKTNQEGLYQHFKAIAASTTLPVMIYNIPGRASVNIEPETIIRLAQIPNIVAVKEASGDLNAMSQIIAGTDDDFALYSGDDALTLPVLAIGGVGVVSVASHIAGNELQKIVEAFISGNLKEAAQLHQELLPLIKGLFAAPSPAPVKTALQLYGIDVGSVRLPIVPLTEQERLALTSILKK
- the dpaA gene encoding dipicolinic acid synthetase subunit A, with amino-acid sequence MLTGMQIAVIGGDARQLEVVRKLTELDAKLLLVGFEQLDHAFTGAVKEKMKDINFNEIDSVILPVRGTDSDGKVETIFSSEEVVLTEEMIKRTPAHCIFYAGISNDYLNAIFKKADRKLVLLFERDDVAIYNSIPTVEGAIMMAIQHTDFTIHGSNVAVLGLGRVGMSVARSFQALGAKVKVGARKSEDIARISEMALTPFHLNDLAEEMKNVDICINTIPFPIITARVISNMPVHTLIIDLASKPGGTDFRYAEKRGIKALLAPSLPGIVAPKTAGQILANALGLLIQGEFMKRKGKKL
- a CDS encoding YlmC/YmxH family sporulation protein → MRLSELSGKEIVDVNRAERLGILGQTDLEIDETGQITTLIIPSVKWFGLLRNGSEIRVPWEHIKKIGSDMVIIDFQEGLSLKDGEQMDG